The Psychrosphaera ytuae genome includes a region encoding these proteins:
- a CDS encoding succinate dehydrogenase iron-sulfur subunit, whose protein sequence is MKTLNFSIYRYNPDVDDKPYMKDYQLQVEEGQDMMVLDALNLIKEQDPTLSYRRSCREGVCGSDGMNMNGKNGLACITPLSALGSDKIVVRPLPGLPVVRDLVIDMTQFYTQYEKVKPYLINDDKQPPAREHLQSIEDRDKLDGLYECILCACCSTSCPSFWWNPDKFIGPAGLLHAYRFLIDSRDTATEERLADLDDAFSVFRCHGIMNCVNVCPKGLNPTKAIGHIKSMLLQRSV, encoded by the coding sequence ATGAAAACGTTGAATTTCTCTATATACCGTTATAACCCGGACGTTGACGACAAGCCGTACATGAAGGACTACCAACTTCAAGTTGAGGAAGGTCAAGACATGATGGTGTTGGACGCTCTTAACCTAATTAAAGAGCAAGACCCTACATTATCTTACCGCCGCTCTTGTCGTGAGGGTGTTTGTGGCTCTGACGGCATGAACATGAACGGTAAAAATGGTCTAGCGTGTATTACGCCATTATCGGCATTGGGTAGCGACAAAATTGTTGTTCGTCCACTACCAGGTCTTCCAGTAGTACGAGACCTTGTAATTGACATGACTCAGTTCTACACTCAATACGAAAAAGTAAAACCGTATTTAATTAATGATGACAAACAACCACCTGCGCGTGAACACCTTCAATCAATTGAAGACCGCGATAAGCTTGATGGACTTTACGAGTGTATCTTGTGTGCGTGTTGTTCGACATCATGTCCGTCGTTCTGGTGGAACCCGGACAAGTTTATTGGTCCTGCAGGCCTTCTTCACGCTTACCGATTCCTAATCGATAGCCGTGATACTGCGACTGAAGAACGATTAGCTGATTTAGACGACGCATTCAGTGTGTTCCGTTGCCACGGCATCATGAACTGTGTGAATGTTTGTCCTAAAGGCTTAAACCCGACCAAAGCGATTGGTCACATTAAATCAATGTTATTGCAGAGGTCAGTTTAA
- the sdhA gene encoding succinate dehydrogenase flavoprotein subunit: MSISVQEFDAVVIGAGGAGMRAALQIAESGQSCALISKVFPTRSHTVSAQGGITVALGNAHEDNWEFHMYDTVKGSDYIGDQDAIEYMCKTGPEAILEMENKGLPFSRFENGKVYQRPFGGQSKNFGGEQAARTAAAADRTGHALLHLLYQQNVKNKTTVYSEWYALDLVKNQDGAVIGCTAIDIESGEVVFFKARATVLATGGAGRIFASTTNAHINTGDGVGMAARAGVALQDMEMWQFHPTGIAGAGTLVTEGCRGEGGYLLNKDGERFMERYAPNAKDLAGRDVVARAMMTEIREGRGCDGPHGPHIKLKLDHLGRETLESRLPGVCELSKTFAHVHPADEPIPVIPTCHYMMGGVPTNVNGQALTKAEDGSFKEVEGLFAVGEIACVSVHGANRLGGNSLLDLVVFGRAAGLYLEKYLGEGGGATNYSKDDAEEAMQRYNRWESTKQGEDPVQIKKDLQNCMQLNFSVFRTGEAMAEGLSELKEIRERLKHAKLSDNSSEFNTQRIECLELDNLMETAYATAVAANFRTESRGAHSREDYLERDDENWLCHSIYDPTTEEMSKRDVNMSPNHREAFPPKARTY, from the coding sequence GTGAGTATATCTGTTCAAGAATTTGATGCCGTAGTAATCGGCGCAGGTGGCGCGGGTATGCGTGCTGCATTGCAAATTGCTGAATCAGGGCAGTCTTGTGCTTTGATTTCAAAAGTTTTCCCAACTCGTTCACACACTGTTTCTGCACAGGGTGGTATTACCGTTGCCTTAGGTAACGCCCACGAAGATAACTGGGAATTCCACATGTACGACACCGTTAAAGGTTCTGATTACATCGGTGACCAAGACGCAATTGAGTACATGTGTAAAACAGGTCCTGAAGCAATTTTAGAAATGGAGAACAAAGGTTTACCTTTCTCGCGTTTCGAAAACGGTAAAGTTTACCAACGTCCATTCGGTGGTCAGTCTAAGAACTTTGGTGGTGAACAAGCTGCACGTACCGCTGCAGCAGCTGACCGTACAGGCCACGCTCTTTTACACTTGTTATACCAACAAAATGTTAAAAACAAGACGACTGTATACAGCGAATGGTACGCATTAGACCTGGTTAAGAACCAAGACGGTGCTGTTATCGGTTGTACGGCAATCGACATCGAGTCTGGTGAGGTTGTTTTCTTTAAAGCTCGTGCAACTGTGCTAGCAACAGGTGGTGCAGGTCGTATTTTCGCGTCTACTACCAACGCACACATTAACACTGGTGACGGTGTTGGTATGGCGGCTCGTGCAGGTGTTGCTCTTCAAGATATGGAAATGTGGCAGTTCCACCCAACGGGTATTGCTGGTGCAGGTACCTTAGTTACTGAAGGTTGTCGTGGTGAAGGTGGTTACCTTCTAAATAAAGACGGCGAACGTTTCATGGAACGCTACGCGCCTAACGCGAAAGACCTTGCTGGTCGTGACGTTGTTGCACGTGCAATGATGACAGAAATCCGCGAAGGTCGTGGTTGTGACGGTCCACATGGCCCACACATCAAGCTGAAACTAGACCACTTAGGTCGTGAAACGCTTGAGTCACGCTTACCAGGTGTTTGTGAATTGTCTAAGACATTTGCTCACGTACACCCAGCTGACGAACCAATTCCAGTAATCCCAACATGTCACTACATGATGGGTGGTGTTCCTACTAATGTTAATGGTCAAGCATTAACAAAAGCGGAAGACGGCTCATTCAAAGAAGTTGAAGGTTTATTCGCAGTAGGTGAAATTGCATGTGTATCTGTACACGGTGCTAACCGCCTAGGTGGTAACTCACTTCTTGACTTAGTTGTATTTGGTCGTGCTGCTGGCCTATACCTTGAAAAATACCTTGGTGAAGGTGGTGGTGCTACTAACTACTCAAAAGATGACGCGGAAGAAGCAATGCAACGTTACAACCGCTGGGAGTCTACTAAGCAAGGTGAAGATCCGGTTCAAATTAAGAAAGACCTACAAAACTGCATGCAATTAAACTTCTCTGTATTCCGTACAGGTGAAGCGATGGCAGAAGGTCTATCTGAACTTAAAGAAATTCGTGAGCGCTTAAAACACGCTAAACTTTCTGATAACTCTTCTGAGTTTAATACACAACGTATCGAGTGTTTAGAACTTGATAACTTGATGGAAACTGCATACGCAACAGCGGTAGCTGCAAACTTCCGTACAGAAAGCCGTGGTGCTCACAGCCGTGAAGATTACTTAGAGCGTGACGATGAAAATTGGTTATGTCACAGTATCTATGATCCTACGACGGAAGAAATGAGTAAACGTGACGTAAACATGTCACCTAACCACCGTGAAGCGTTCCCGCCAAAAGCGCGAACTTACTAA
- the sdhD gene encoding succinate dehydrogenase, hydrophobic membrane anchor protein has translation MVINQASLKRDGVQDYVSLRATALIMTAYTFFILYVFLTTPEMTYEIWSGLFANLGVKIFTFITLLCIWVHTRIGLWQVLTDYVKNTATRTVLTFILNTIGLAYVVAGLFILWGV, from the coding sequence ATGGTAATCAATCAAGCTTCTTTAAAGCGAGACGGTGTACAAGATTACGTATCGTTGCGTGCAACTGCGTTGATTATGACCGCGTACACGTTTTTCATTTTATATGTCTTTTTAACAACGCCAGAAATGACCTACGAAATTTGGTCAGGTCTGTTTGCAAACCTCGGTGTGAAAATCTTTACCTTCATTACATTATTATGTATCTGGGTCCACACTCGTATCGGTTTATGGCAAGTACTAACAGACTACGTTAAAAACACAGCAACTCGCACAGTATTGACTTTTATCCTTAATACTATTGGTCTTGCGTATGTTGTAGCTGGCTTATTTATTCTGTGGGGTGTCTAG
- the sdhC gene encoding succinate dehydrogenase, cytochrome b556 subunit — translation MKKQRPVNLDLTTISMPATANASILHRITGVAMFFALIFVIVVWAISLQSAESFEFAKELIQGVFGKIVAIGTLAALSYHIIGGLRHMVMDMGHWEELQSGNLSAKLAIAIWLVTVILAGVWIW, via the coding sequence GTGAAAAAACAAAGACCTGTAAATCTAGATCTGACAACTATCTCAATGCCAGCTACGGCAAATGCGTCGATTCTACACCGCATAACGGGTGTTGCTATGTTCTTCGCACTCATATTTGTAATCGTAGTATGGGCCATTTCTCTACAATCTGCTGAAAGCTTTGAGTTCGCAAAAGAACTAATCCAAGGTGTATTCGGTAAAATTGTTGCAATTGGTACTCTGGCAGCACTTTCATATCACATCATTGGCGGTTTACGTCACATGGTTATGGATATGGGTCACTGGGAAGAACTTCAGTCAGGTAACCTTAGTGCTAAATTAGCAATCGCTATTTGGTTAGTAACAGTAATTTTAGCAGGAGTATGGATATGGTAA